The following coding sequences lie in one Danio rerio strain Tuebingen ecotype United States chromosome 3, GRCz12tu, whole genome shotgun sequence genomic window:
- the LOC100332986 gene encoding GTPase IMAP family member 7-like produces MAENSQTADADGSDLRMVLLGVTGSGRSSAGNTLLGRSAFWTDTSSVSVTSRCQRAGGVVEGRSLQVIDTPGFFHTCLSPEEVRVELSRSVDLLAPGPHVFVLVLRPCRLTPEQCASLHCTRATFGPHALTHTIVLLTCGDALGSKPEEDFLKESSELWEFVSECAGGFHVFDNTKAHEDRSQVSELLQKVDRLVERNKGSHYTADRLLQAQADILQIQQRILGEGAGPVAEGRSQDAEEEESRRRAERVFWYELLTAVGRGAVEASGVMEKGKGKGKKVKAVQRAAAIAATPLSINTAAKVVGGAMREGAKILDKHKKTFLR; encoded by the exons ATGGCGGAGAACAGCCAAACTGCAGATGCTG acggCTCTGATCTCCGAATGGTCCTGCTGGGTGTGACGGGCTCCGGGAGGAGTTCTGCTGGAAACACACTCCTGGGACGTTCTGCGTTCTGGACGGACACGTCCTCGGTGTCGGTCACCAGCCGGTGTCAGAGGGCAGGGGGTGTGGTTGAGGGGCGGAGCCTGCAGGTGATTGACACCCCGGGCTTTTTCCACACCTGCCTAAGCCCGGAGGAAGTGCGCGTTGAGTTGAGTCGCAGTGTGGATCTGCTGGCCCCGGGGCCGCATGTGTTTGTGCTGGTGCTGCGGCCCTGCAGGCTGACCCCGGAGCAGTGCGCGTCTCTGCACTGCACCCGCGCCACGTTCGGCCCGCACGCGCTCACACACACCATCGTCTTACTCACATGCGGAGACGCGCTCGGCTCCAAACCGGAGGAGGACTTCCTGAAGGAGAGCTCGGAGCTATGGGAGTTTGTGAGCGAGTGCGCCGGGGGATTCCACGTCTTCGACAACACTAAAGCTCACGAGGACAGGTCACAG GTGTCGGAGCTGCTTCAGAAGGTGGATCGGCTGGTCGAGCGTAATAAAGGATCTCATTACACCGCAGACAGGCTCCTGCAAGCCCAGGCGGACATTCTGCAGATCCAGCAGAGGATTCTGGGAGAGGGGGCGGGGCCTGTGGCTGAAGGGCGGAGTCAGGAtgctgaggaggaggagtctaGGAGGAGGGCGGAGCGTGTGTTCTGGTACGAGCTGCTGACGGCGGTGGGCCGCGGGGCGGTGGAGGCGTCAGGGGTGATGGAGAAGGGGAAGGGCAAAGGGAAGAAGGTGAAGGCGGTGCAGAGGGCGGCGGCCATCGCTGCCACACCGCTGTCAATCAACACCGCTGCTAAAGTTGTGGGCGGAGCCATGAGGGAAGGGGCCAAAATA